One stretch of Armigeres subalbatus isolate Guangzhou_Male chromosome 2, GZ_Asu_2, whole genome shotgun sequence DNA includes these proteins:
- the LOC134212391 gene encoding angiotensin-converting enzyme-like isoform X2 produces MCNRVASSEWKYATNSTEFNKRRMREQQNLASKFECLSWRRAASFDSSTIVDSGIRRQLGRIVQPGRCGLGEDKYAELAHVISLMKENYNNAKICPIQGTHPTSLGADSFKPSNYVTGYTAYCDLKLEPDVAQIIETSRVEPELRYYWLSWHEKTGPPVKNTFMRYLDLANQAAERHGFSDAGDQMRSVYDDSDFFFTVSDLWTKVQPLYKQLVTLVRKGLVRQYGEHVIRRDGPLPAHLLGNIWAQNWRNILDIVRTGPPETPDITGELVRQGYTPLKMFQTAEEFFTSIGLPPMAPEFWRNSVLQQANEMFGHCTASAWDFCNKVDFRIKQCTQVNLEDFVNAHHEMTHVQYYMQYTSQPFLYREGPNPAFHEAIANAISLSVGGPNHLQKLGLLNTPVSVVNGNTMVNIEYLLGVALDKLPFMAFSLALEKWRWYVFEKGPVGMNARWWELRLRYQGIIPPVARGFEHFDPGAKYHVISDQDYIRYFVATVLQFQVFSELCQASHHVGPLHTCDFYRSREAGRILSDVMQQGASLTTTQLIKLLTRGKTSRLSVEPLLDFFRPLEAWLELQNRGELIIGWSSKMEDIALFQPLVDRNGRSLARNMTSNILSSILIFLSTYFLL; encoded by the exons ATGTGCAATCG AGTTGCTAGCAGTGAATGGAAGTACGCTACCAATTCAACGGAGTTCAATAAGCGCCGCATGCGCGAACAACAGAACCTGGCGTCCAAATTCGAATGCCTTAGCTGGAGACGGGCCGCTTCGTTCGATTCATCTACTATTGTGGATTCCGGCATACGGCGACAGTTGGGACGGATTGTTCAACCTGGACGGTGCGGTTTGGGAGAAGATAAGTACGCTGAG TTAGCGCATGTCATTTCGTTGATGAAGGAAAATTACAACAATGCCAAAATTTGTCCAATCCAAGGAACACACCCTACATCATTGGGAGCAGACAGTTTTAAACCGTCGAATTACGTTACCGGTTATACGGCGTATTGCGACCTGAAGCTAGAGCCGGACGTCGCACAGATAATAGAAACAAGTCGCGTTGAACCCGAGTTGAGATATTATTGGTTATCATGGCATGAGAAAACTGGACCACCGGTGAAAAATACGTTCATGAGATATTTGGACCTAGCGAACCAAGCTGCTGAACGCCATGGGTTCAGCGACGCCGGAGACCAAATGCGTTCGGTTTATGATGATAGCGATTTTTTCTTCACAGTAAGTGATCTGTGGACCAAAGTGCAACCACTCTACAAACAGCTTGTAACCCTGGTCAGGAAGGGTCTAGTGAGACAATATGGTGAGCATGTAATTCGTAGGGACGGACCGCTTCCGGCACATCTGTTAGGTAACATATGGGCTCAAAATTGGAGGAATATTTTGGACATCGTTAGAACAGGGCCACCTGAGACACCAGATATCACAGGGGAACTAGTGCGGCAAGGTTACACCCCGTTGAAGATGTTTCAAACAGCTGAGGAGTTCTTTACATCTATTGGTCTTCCTCCAATGGCACCGGAGTTTTGGCGTAATTCGGTGCTGCAACAGGCGAATGAGATGTTTGGTCATTGCACTGCATCCGCTTGGGACTTTTGCAATAAGGTTGATTTTCGTATTAAACAATGTACGCAAGTCAACCTGGAGGACTTCGTTAATGCACATCATGAAATGACACACGTGCAGTATTATATGCAATACACGAGTCAGCCTTTTCTGTACCGTGAAGGACCGAATCCCGCATTCCATGAAGCCATTGCAAATGCTATTAGTTTGTCGGTCGGAGGCCCAAATCATCTGCAAAAATTGGGATTACTTAATACACCGGTATCGGTAGTAAATGGCAATACTATGGTTAACATCGAATACCTTTTAGGTGTGGCTTTGGACAAACTTCCGTTCATGGCTTTCAGTTTGGCTCTTGAAAAG TGGCGCTGGTATGTGTTCGAGAAAGGTCCAGTCGGCATGAATGCTCGCTGGTGGGAGCTTCGGCTTCGATATCAAGGCATTATTCCTCCCGTGGCTCGAGGCTTTGAACATTTCGACCCAGGGGCGAAGTATCACGTTATCTCTGATCAGGACTACATTAGGTATTTCGTCGCCACTGTGCTACAGTTCCAGGTATTCTCGGAACTATGTCAGGCATCGCATCACGTTGGACCGTTGCACACGTGCGATTTCTATCGCTCGCGCGAAGCCGGTAGAATACTGAG TGATGTAATGCAACAAGGGGCATCTCTTACAACAACACAGTTGATAAAACTCTTAACAAGGGGTAAAACTTCTCGTCTATCTGTGGAACCATTATTGGACTTTTTTAGGCCCCTGGAGGCATGGCTGGAACTGCAAAATAGAGGCGAATTG ATAATCGGATGGAGCTCCAAAATGGAAGATATTGCATTATTTCAACCGTTGGTAGATCGAAATGGAAGAAGTTTAGCAAGAAACATGACTTCTAATATTCTTTCCAGTATTTTAATCTTCTTATCGACATACTTCTTGCTTTAA
- the LOC134212391 gene encoding angiotensin-converting enzyme-like isoform X1: MGARIILVLCLAYVLIYGTSAQISDLRYTETTNDNLGDAIQFLRDFDREAAEMCNRVASSEWKYATNSTEFNKRRMREQQNLASKFECLSWRRAASFDSSTIVDSGIRRQLGRIVQPGRCGLGEDKYAELAHVISLMKENYNNAKICPIQGTHPTSLGADSFKPSNYVTGYTAYCDLKLEPDVAQIIETSRVEPELRYYWLSWHEKTGPPVKNTFMRYLDLANQAAERHGFSDAGDQMRSVYDDSDFFFTVSDLWTKVQPLYKQLVTLVRKGLVRQYGEHVIRRDGPLPAHLLGNIWAQNWRNILDIVRTGPPETPDITGELVRQGYTPLKMFQTAEEFFTSIGLPPMAPEFWRNSVLQQANEMFGHCTASAWDFCNKVDFRIKQCTQVNLEDFVNAHHEMTHVQYYMQYTSQPFLYREGPNPAFHEAIANAISLSVGGPNHLQKLGLLNTPVSVVNGNTMVNIEYLLGVALDKLPFMAFSLALEKWRWYVFEKGPVGMNARWWELRLRYQGIIPPVARGFEHFDPGAKYHVISDQDYIRYFVATVLQFQVFSELCQASHHVGPLHTCDFYRSREAGRILSDVMQQGASLTTTQLIKLLTRGKTSRLSVEPLLDFFRPLEAWLELQNRGELIIGWSSKMEDIALFQPLVDRNGRSLARNMTSNILSSILIFLSTYFLL, encoded by the exons ACAACCAATGATAACTTGGGAGATGCCATCCAGTTTCTACGGGACTTTGATCGTGAAGCTGCCGAAATGTGCAATCG AGTTGCTAGCAGTGAATGGAAGTACGCTACCAATTCAACGGAGTTCAATAAGCGCCGCATGCGCGAACAACAGAACCTGGCGTCCAAATTCGAATGCCTTAGCTGGAGACGGGCCGCTTCGTTCGATTCATCTACTATTGTGGATTCCGGCATACGGCGACAGTTGGGACGGATTGTTCAACCTGGACGGTGCGGTTTGGGAGAAGATAAGTACGCTGAG TTAGCGCATGTCATTTCGTTGATGAAGGAAAATTACAACAATGCCAAAATTTGTCCAATCCAAGGAACACACCCTACATCATTGGGAGCAGACAGTTTTAAACCGTCGAATTACGTTACCGGTTATACGGCGTATTGCGACCTGAAGCTAGAGCCGGACGTCGCACAGATAATAGAAACAAGTCGCGTTGAACCCGAGTTGAGATATTATTGGTTATCATGGCATGAGAAAACTGGACCACCGGTGAAAAATACGTTCATGAGATATTTGGACCTAGCGAACCAAGCTGCTGAACGCCATGGGTTCAGCGACGCCGGAGACCAAATGCGTTCGGTTTATGATGATAGCGATTTTTTCTTCACAGTAAGTGATCTGTGGACCAAAGTGCAACCACTCTACAAACAGCTTGTAACCCTGGTCAGGAAGGGTCTAGTGAGACAATATGGTGAGCATGTAATTCGTAGGGACGGACCGCTTCCGGCACATCTGTTAGGTAACATATGGGCTCAAAATTGGAGGAATATTTTGGACATCGTTAGAACAGGGCCACCTGAGACACCAGATATCACAGGGGAACTAGTGCGGCAAGGTTACACCCCGTTGAAGATGTTTCAAACAGCTGAGGAGTTCTTTACATCTATTGGTCTTCCTCCAATGGCACCGGAGTTTTGGCGTAATTCGGTGCTGCAACAGGCGAATGAGATGTTTGGTCATTGCACTGCATCCGCTTGGGACTTTTGCAATAAGGTTGATTTTCGTATTAAACAATGTACGCAAGTCAACCTGGAGGACTTCGTTAATGCACATCATGAAATGACACACGTGCAGTATTATATGCAATACACGAGTCAGCCTTTTCTGTACCGTGAAGGACCGAATCCCGCATTCCATGAAGCCATTGCAAATGCTATTAGTTTGTCGGTCGGAGGCCCAAATCATCTGCAAAAATTGGGATTACTTAATACACCGGTATCGGTAGTAAATGGCAATACTATGGTTAACATCGAATACCTTTTAGGTGTGGCTTTGGACAAACTTCCGTTCATGGCTTTCAGTTTGGCTCTTGAAAAG TGGCGCTGGTATGTGTTCGAGAAAGGTCCAGTCGGCATGAATGCTCGCTGGTGGGAGCTTCGGCTTCGATATCAAGGCATTATTCCTCCCGTGGCTCGAGGCTTTGAACATTTCGACCCAGGGGCGAAGTATCACGTTATCTCTGATCAGGACTACATTAGGTATTTCGTCGCCACTGTGCTACAGTTCCAGGTATTCTCGGAACTATGTCAGGCATCGCATCACGTTGGACCGTTGCACACGTGCGATTTCTATCGCTCGCGCGAAGCCGGTAGAATACTGAG TGATGTAATGCAACAAGGGGCATCTCTTACAACAACACAGTTGATAAAACTCTTAACAAGGGGTAAAACTTCTCGTCTATCTGTGGAACCATTATTGGACTTTTTTAGGCCCCTGGAGGCATGGCTGGAACTGCAAAATAGAGGCGAATTG ATAATCGGATGGAGCTCCAAAATGGAAGATATTGCATTATTTCAACCGTTGGTAGATCGAAATGGAAGAAGTTTAGCAAGAAACATGACTTCTAATATTCTTTCCAGTATTTTAATCTTCTTATCGACATACTTCTTGCTTTAA